The following are encoded in a window of Blastocatellia bacterium genomic DNA:
- a CDS encoding (2Fe-2S)-binding protein, whose translation MPTKKKQKAHVRLTLNNEEVEVAFAPHKTLLEVLREDLALTGTKHGCELGECGVCTVLVDGQPVLSCLMLGLDAEGRSVTSIEGMAEGNELHPLQETFADLGAAQCGYCTPGFLLTAQELLEKNPNPTRAEIQEALSGNLCRCTGYIKIYEAVELAAARMRGEQAEAAKEIIYGYE comes from the coding sequence ATGCCGACAAAGAAGAAACAAAAGGCGCATGTGCGCCTGACCCTAAACAATGAGGAAGTCGAAGTCGCCTTCGCGCCGCATAAGACTTTGCTCGAAGTGCTGCGCGAAGACCTGGCGTTGACCGGCACCAAGCACGGCTGTGAGCTTGGCGAATGCGGCGTCTGCACGGTACTGGTTGACGGTCAGCCTGTGCTCTCTTGCTTGATGCTTGGGTTGGACGCCGAGGGCCGCTCGGTTACGAGCATCGAAGGCATGGCCGAAGGCAACGAGCTACATCCATTGCAGGAAACCTTTGCCGATCTCGGCGCCGCGCAGTGCGGCTATTGCACGCCGGGCTTTCTGTTGACCGCTCAGGAACTGCTCGAAAAGAATCCCAACCCGACGCGGGCCGAGATTCAGGAAGCGCTGTCAGGCAATCTCTGCCGCTGCACCGGCTATATCAAGATTTATGAAGCGGTCGAGCTGGCCGCGGCACGCATGCGCGGCGAGCAGGCCGAAGCGGCTAAGGAAATCATCTATGGCTATGAATAA
- a CDS encoding superoxide dismutase — MATGSYKPKQFDLSGLTGISDQTLEMHFKLYEGYVTNTNLLTDKITEMFKSGQGTPADFPAYSELTRRLGFEYNGMVLHEYYFGNMKRGGGAGDPDKGSGFFQAAETSCGGYDTWKADFMSVGKMRGIGWAVCYQDPTTGQLSNHWITLHEINNIAGFTPILVMDVWEHAFLLDYKPAERPKYIEAFFSNIDWDAVEARLNAAKATR; from the coding sequence ATGGCAACAGGGTCGTACAAACCCAAGCAGTTCGATCTCAGCGGACTCACAGGCATCTCAGACCAGACGCTGGAGATGCATTTCAAGCTGTATGAAGGTTATGTCACCAACACCAACCTGCTGACCGACAAGATCACCGAGATGTTCAAGAGCGGGCAAGGCACGCCGGCTGACTTTCCGGCCTACTCAGAGCTGACGCGCCGGCTCGGCTTCGAGTACAACGGCATGGTGCTGCACGAATACTACTTCGGCAACATGAAGCGCGGCGGCGGCGCGGGCGATCCCGACAAAGGGTCGGGGTTTTTCCAGGCGGCGGAAACCAGCTGCGGCGGCTATGACACATGGAAGGCCGACTTCATGAGCGTCGGCAAGATGCGCGGCATCGGCTGGGCCGTCTGTTATCAAGACCCGACCACCGGCCAGTTGTCGAACCATTGGATCACGCTGCACGAGATCAACAACATCGCCGGCTTTACGCCCATCCTGGTCATGGATGTGTGGGAGCATGCTTTCCTGCTCGATTACAAGCCCGCCGAGCGGCCAAAGTATATCGAAGCATTCTTCTCCAACATCGATTGGGACGCCGTCGAAGCGCGCTTGAACGCTGCCAAAGCAACGCGCTGA